ACAGGGGAAACTCTGGCCTTTTACCGGATGCATCTGGGCTATGTCCAACTCTTCGCTGACGCGGAAGTGGAAGGTAATCCCGACTATGCAGGACTGGGGCAGGATCCTCTTGACAGTTCCTTCGACCTGGAGGCATGGATGCGGCTTCTCAGCGCGCGACGAGGGATGATCAAGCCGCTGCTGATGGATCAAAAGGTTATCGCAGGGATCGGCAATGTCTACTCCAACGAAGCCCTCTTTTGCAGCCGTATCCTGCCGGCGCGGAAACTGCCGACCCTCTCGGACACGGAAAAAGAACGCCTCTACCACTGCCTCCGGACAATCCTGGCGGAATCGGTGCGGCTGGGCGGCGTCTCCGAGGATCCTTTTCAGACAGGCGACACTTTCACCGGCGGCTATACCTCCCGGTTGCAGGTCTATGATCGCGCCGGTCAGCCTTGCTTTTCCTGCAGTGGCCTGATCGAGACAGATCGGGTGGGCGGTCGGAATGCTTTTTTCTGCCCTCGCTGCCAGCGATAACGGTCTTGTTTCTACCATCGAATCACCTTGTCTGCAAAGGCTGCAGGGCAACACCTGCGGCCTTTCTGCGCCAAACCCGCAAAGCGGTTACAGCGGTCTCCATCCGATTGTTCAGCCCGCTTACGTCAATCAGATGCCTGTTGCCTTCACACCGATTTACACGGCGTCGGCAGTGCCCCAGCCATCCCAATACGTGAGCCTGATCGACCCCGTTTTCATCGATCATGTGACGCGGCATATGGGTCAACAGATGACTGTCATGACAACGGCTGGAAAACTGGAAGGTGTGTTGACCGGCGTTGCCGTTGACCACATCCAACTGAATATTGACAAAGACAAAGCCCTCCATGTACGCATCGCCCAAATCGTATATTTTGAATGTTTTTCTATTTCCTATCGATAAAAAAGATCAATATCCGCCTGATGCACATAGGATGAACATGATTACTATGTACAGAAAGGCGGATTATGGTTTGCGCGCCTGTGATCGGGTTTTCATCCTATGGGGAGATGTATATCGGGCACATTAATCAGACAGCGACGATGATCACGTTTGGGTAGGGATGTGAAAACAAAAGGGACTGACCCGCGCACTCACCGGGTCAATCCCTTTTTTCTGCTTAGTCCTTCGGCGGTCGGTGGTTAAAAACAACGATGCGGCTTTCCGTCATCTCCCGGACGGCGTAGGCCGGGCCTTCCTTGCCCGAGCCGCTGTGTTTGACGCCGCCATAGGGCATGTTGTCGGCCCGGTAGGTGGATACGTCGTTGATGATCACGCCGCCCACCCGGATCTCCCGGGCGCAGCGGAGGGCCACGTCGATGGAGCCCGTGAACACGCCGGCCTGCAAGCCGTATTCGGAGTCGTTGATGCGCTCAATGGCTTCATCGAGGGTTTTGTAGGTGGCCAGGCAGGCGACAGGGCCGAAGATCTCCTGGCACCAGACGCGCATCCCTGTCTGCACATCGGTGAGTACTGCGGGCTGCACCAGGGCGCCCTGCCGGGTTCCGCCTGTGAGCAAATGAGCGCCTCCCTTGATCGCATCGTCGATCCATTCGACGACCCGTTCGGCTTCCTGCTCGCAGATGAGGGGACCCACGTCGGTGGTCATGTCCAGTGGGTTGCCGACGACCAGTTCCTTCGTCCGGGCGACCAGTTCACGGGCGAAAGCGTCAGCGATGGCTTCATGGACGAGGATGCGCTGGACGGAGATGCAGATCTGACCGGCGTTGGCGAAAGCCATGCGGGCACACTGCCGGGCGGCTAGTTCCAGGTCGGCGTCTTTATGTACGATAGTGCCCGAGTTGGCGCCCAACTCCAGGGTCACTTTGCGCAGGCCGGCCCGTTCGCGGAGCCGTTTTCCGACAGCATAGGAGCCGGTGAAGGTGTAGTAGTCGATGCCGGGGTTCTCCAGGAGCCACTCGCCGACAGTCCAGCCGGGGCCGACGACCATGTTCAGCCAGCCCTCCGGCAGGCCGGCTTCCTGCATGAGCCGGGCGAGGGAGAGCGCCGAGAGGGGTGTCGTCGAGGCCGGTTTGGCCACCACGGCGTTGCCGGCGGCAATGGCAGGGCCGACCTTGTGGCAGAGCAGGTTCAAGGGGTAGTTAAAGGGACTGATGGCGCAGACGACGCCGACGGGCACGCGGATGGTGAAGGCCATGCGGTTTTCCGAGCCTGGAAAAGCTTCCACAGGGACGGTTTCGCCGGTGATGCGCAAGGCCTCCTCGGCGGAGAGGCGGATGGTCTCGGCGGCCCTTCCCACCTCGGCCAGGGCGTCTTTGAGCGGTTTTCCCGCTTCGGCGGCGATCAGATGACCTAACTCCTCGCGGTTGGCCAGGAGGAGTTCGCGCGTCTTCATCAGGATGCCATAGCGCTGCTGGGCTGTCAGCGGCCGTTCCAGCGCGCGCCGCGCCGCCGTCACCGCCGCTGCCGTTTCGCCTTCACCGGCCTGGCTGACGCGGGCCAGCAGTTCGCCGGAGTATTTGTCGCGGACTTCGAGCAGGTCTTCTGTCATCACCCAGGCGCCGTCGATGAGCAGCCCGAGCGGTTGCGCATTGTTCATGTCGCTCCCTCCAGTCACGGGACTTGTTTTCTCAGAAATATCGTACCAAGTCCCACACAAGCTGTCCAGATTCTGGGGTGAGTTTCCGCTCATGACTGGTTGCTCGCGCGCCTCCGCCTTTCCGGGATCCTACCGCCCGCCTTCGCGCAAGACCTCCCGGATGATGTCATAGTTCTCATCGCGCGTATCGATGAACCCCTGGATCGACGATTCGGCCGTCACCCTTCTTCCCTTGTCGGTGCGGTTGAGGGCCAGGAGACCTGCTCTTAGCCGATCGACGAGGTCGCTGTCCAGCCGGCCCCGGGCGGCGATACAGTCCTTGGGGATTGCCTCCGTTTCGGCCAGGAAGACCAGATCCTCGACAGGCAGGTTGCGCCGGCGGGCGTCGTCGATCGCTTCCGAATAGGTGGCGCCGGCGGTTACCTCGCCTTTGAGGACCGTCTCGATGACGCGGCTGTGAGTGCCCTGGAAGATGACCTCACCTAGGTCCTTATCGGGGTTGAGACCGGCCCGGCGTAGGAGCAGGCGCGGGTAGGCGTATCCCGAGGCGGACTGGGGATCGACGAAGGCCATCCGTTTGCCCTTTAACGCGCCCAGGTTGACGACGCCGCTCCCCTTGCGGGCGATGATGTAGCCCTTGTAGGAAGCGTTCCCGTTGACGATGGGGGTGGCCAGCGGGATGACCCTCCCCTTGGCGGCCGCGTTGACATAGGCCAGCGGGGAAAACCAGCCCACGTCGACGATCTCATCGATGAGGCAGTCGGCCAGGGCGTTGTAGTCGGCGGCGATGAGGATGCGGGGCTTGACGCCGAGGTTTTCACAGAGAGCGGCGATGACCGGCAGATACTGCCGGCGGATCGTGTCAGGGCTTAAGGCCGGGTTGATGCCGATGACCAATTCATCGTCCTGCTTGAACCGGGCGGCCTGTTT
The nucleotide sequence above comes from Heliomicrobium undosum. Encoded proteins:
- the mutM gene encoding bifunctional DNA-formamidopyrimidine glycosylase/DNA-(apurinic or apyrimidinic site) lyase, whose protein sequence is MPELPEIETVRRHLEKQVVGKAIQDVAVGRPKTLNVAPDAFAQALTGRSFQGAERRGKVIRLRLPGGLSLLFHFMIDGYLRFFSPDEAAPEGANVTLRFDTGETLAFYRMHLGYVQLFADAEVEGNPDYAGLGQDPLDSSFDLEAWMRLLSARRGMIKPLLMDQKVIAGIGNVYSNEALFCSRILPARKLPTLSDTEKERLYHCLRTILAESVRLGGVSEDPFQTGDTFTGGYTSRLQVYDRAGQPCFSCSGLIETDRVGGRNAFFCPRCQR
- a CDS encoding DUF2642 domain-containing protein; amino-acid sequence: MLFSALAASDNGLVSTIESPCLQRLQGNTCGLSAPNPQSGYSGLHPIVQPAYVNQMPVAFTPIYTASAVPQPSQYVSLIDPVFIDHVTRHMGQQMTVMTTAGKLEGVLTGVAVDHIQLNIDKDKALHVRIAQIVYFECFSISYR
- a CDS encoding aldehyde dehydrogenase family protein, with product MNNAQPLGLLIDGAWVMTEDLLEVRDKYSGELLARVSQAGEGETAAAVTAARRALERPLTAQQRYGILMKTRELLLANREELGHLIAAEAGKPLKDALAEVGRAAETIRLSAEEALRITGETVPVEAFPGSENRMAFTIRVPVGVVCAISPFNYPLNLLCHKVGPAIAAGNAVVAKPASTTPLSALSLARLMQEAGLPEGWLNMVVGPGWTVGEWLLENPGIDYYTFTGSYAVGKRLRERAGLRKVTLELGANSGTIVHKDADLELAARQCARMAFANAGQICISVQRILVHEAIADAFARELVARTKELVVGNPLDMTTDVGPLICEQEAERVVEWIDDAIKGGAHLLTGGTRQGALVQPAVLTDVQTGMRVWCQEIFGPVACLATYKTLDEAIERINDSEYGLQAGVFTGSIDVALRCAREIRVGGVIINDVSTYRADNMPYGGVKHSGSGKEGPAYAVREMTESRIVVFNHRPPKD